Part of the Bacillus cabrialesii genome is shown below.
AAGCGTCTACGCGGCCGTAAGCCACATCCTTCAGCGTGCCTTCTTGTGTTTCGTATGTTTTGATATTGATTTTTTTATCAGGATCTTTGCTTTCAAGATTTTTTGCATGATTTGAACCAAGAACAGCTGCGACTGTCTTCCCTTTTAAATCATCCACTGATTTGATGTCGTTATTGTCTTTTTTGACGACAATCTGTGTTCCCGCATAAGCGTATGGTTCAGTAAAGTTATACATTTCCTTGCGTTCATCTGTCACCGCTACCTGGTTGGAAATCGTGTCAAGCTTGCCTGTTTGAAGCTCTCCCATCAGCCCGCTGAATTCAAGCAGCTTCCAGTCCAGCTTCATGCCAATTTTCTTAGCGACCGCTTCCATCACTTCCACGTCAAAACCTGTCAGTTTTCCGTTTTCTTTATAAGCAAATGGGTAACTCTGCCCTGTCGCACCGACATGAAGTACGTTGTCATCTTCTTTACTGCTGCTGTTTCCGTTGCCGCAAGCTGATAACACCACTAATAATGCAGCAACTAACAGCACAGTCCACTTTTTCATTTTCATTTTGATTTCCCGCCTTTTTTCTTTTATAGGTCATTTCGCAATTGTTTTTTCATATAGACTGTCATATGCCCTTTGCCTAGGTCCTGTTCACCCGCGCGAACATATCCTTTTCGTTCGTACATTTCAATCAGCCAAGGGTGCTTATCCGCTGTTCCGAGTGAGACAAACGGAACCTTTAACGTATCGCGGAGGATCGTTTCCTCAAGCCATTGAAGCAGCTTTGATCCGATTCCTTTTTGACCGGTGTCAGGGTCAACAGCGAACCACCAGATATGCGGAACGCCGTACGGACCCGGCTGCTGTCCCCACGGCATTCTTAAGGAGATGGTTGCGATAATCAGCCCGTCTTCTTCCATGACGTAGCAGGCGTTTTTTCGAATGTTTTGCAACACTAAATCCAAATCCGCATGAGCGGCTGCAAAACGAATCCCAAGCTTTCGAATCGGTTCATAAGCCCGCAGTGTCAGCTCTAGAATCTGTTCGGCATCACGTTCAACTGCAAGACGATATTGTGCCTCCATCCAGCGTTCCCTCCTTACTTTGCATAACGGTTTACCGGCTCTTCCAAACCGAAGTGCTCTCTCAATGTTGTGCCTTCATATTCTTTTCTGAACACGCCGCGCTCCTGTAAAATCGGAACCACTTTCTCAACAAACACTTCAATTCCTTCCGGAAGAAGCGGAGGCATGATGTTAAACCCGTCACACGCTTTCTGATCCACCCATTCCTGCATCTTGTCAGCGAGCTGCTCCGGCGTGCCGACGAAGATATGGTGGCCTCTGGAGCCTGCAACGTATTTGTAAAGCTCGCGTATCGTCATATTGTCTCGTTCAGCCATTTCTTGAACAAGCTTGAATCGGCTCTTCACCGCATTGGAAGCATCCGCGTCAAGCTTCGGCAGCGGCCCGTCAAGCGGATACGCAGACAAATCAATTCCGCCTAAATAATTTTGGAGAATTTGTAGACCGACGGATGGAATAATTAGGTCTTGAAGCTCCTTGTATTTAGCTTGCGCTGCCTCTTCAGTATCAGCAATGATCGGGAAAATACCCGGCATGATGGCGATCTTGTCCGGATCACGCCCGAATTCCGCAGCCTGCTCTTTAATGGATTGATAAAATTCTTGAGCTGATTCCAGGTGGTTTTGCGCTGTGAAGATCACTTCTGCTGTTCTGGCAGCCAGCGCTTTTCCGTCTCCTGATGATCCCGCCTGAATAATGACCGGCTGGCCCTGCGGCGTTCTGGAAACGTTCAGTGGCCCGCGAACTGAGAAATATTCTCCTTTGTGGTTCAGCTCGTGCATTTTTTCTTTTTCAATGAATTCACCTGTTTCTTTATTGCGGATAAAGGCATCCTCTTCCCATGAATCCCAAAGACCTTTTACAACCTCGACAAATTCCTCTGCCCGCTGATAGCGTAAATGGTGCTCAAGATGCTTTTCACCGCTGAAATTCAGCGCTGTTGATTCAATAGATGAAGTGACGACGTTCCATCCGGCACGGCCGTTGGACAGATGATCCAGTGATGCGAATTGTCTGGCAATGTGAAACGGCTCGCTGTATGTAGTGGAAGCTGTTGCTGTCAGTCCGATTCTTGATGTGACCTGCGCCAAAGCAGAAAGCAAGGTGAATGGCTCAAACCTTGTTAACACATTTGGATGAGACTTACTGTCGATTGAAAGGCTATCCGCTAAAAACAGCATATCCAGCTTTCCTCGCTCCGCTGTTTTCGCAAGCTCTTTAAAATAATCCAAATTCATGCTCGCATCTGAAGGCGCGTCAGGATGCCGCCAAGACGCCACATGATGTCCTGTACCTGCTAGAAAAACCCCTAATTTGATTTGTTTCTTTTTGCTTGTCATGACGTTGCTCCTTTTATCATGTTTTAGGTTGAAAAATCCGAAAAATAAACTCCTATATTCCCAGTC
Proteins encoded:
- a CDS encoding amino acid ABC transporter substrate-binding protein, which translates into the protein MKMKKWTVLLVAALLVVLSACGNGNSSSKEDDNVLHVGATGQSYPFAYKENGKLTGFDVEVMEAVAKKIGMKLDWKLLEFSGLMGELQTGKLDTISNQVAVTDERKEMYNFTEPYAYAGTQIVVKKDNNDIKSVDDLKGKTVAAVLGSNHAKNLESKDPDKKINIKTYETQEGTLKDVAYGRVDAYVNSRTVLMAQIKKTGLPLKLAGDPIVYEQVAFPFAKDDAHDKLRKKVNKALDELRKDGTLKKLSEKYFNEDITVEQKH
- a CDS encoding GNAT family N-acetyltransferase, which codes for MEAQYRLAVERDAEQILELTLRAYEPIRKLGIRFAAAHADLDLVLQNIRKNACYVMEEDGLIIATISLRMPWGQQPGPYGVPHIWWFAVDPDTGQKGIGSKLLQWLEETILRDTLKVPFVSLGTADKHPWLIEMYERKGYVRAGEQDLGKGHMTVYMKKQLRNDL
- a CDS encoding LLM class flavin-dependent oxidoreductase: MTSKKKQIKLGVFLAGTGHHVASWRHPDAPSDASMNLDYFKELAKTAERGKLDMLFLADSLSIDSKSHPNVLTRFEPFTLLSALAQVTSRIGLTATASTTYSEPFHIARQFASLDHLSNGRAGWNVVTSSIESTALNFSGEKHLEHHLRYQRAEEFVEVVKGLWDSWEEDAFIRNKETGEFIEKEKMHELNHKGEYFSVRGPLNVSRTPQGQPVIIQAGSSGDGKALAARTAEVIFTAQNHLESAQEFYQSIKEQAAEFGRDPDKIAIMPGIFPIIADTEEAAQAKYKELQDLIIPSVGLQILQNYLGGIDLSAYPLDGPLPKLDADASNAVKSRFKLVQEMAERDNMTIRELYKYVAGSRGHHIFVGTPEQLADKMQEWVDQKACDGFNIMPPLLPEGIEVFVEKVVPILQERGVFRKEYEGTTLREHFGLEEPVNRYAK